GCAGAGCTACACCTATTTCACCTGGCGCAACACCAAGCAGGAGTTGCGCGAGTACTTCGAACAGCTCAACCAGCCGCCGTGGAGCCTGTGCTACCGGCCGAACTTTTTCGTCAACACCCCCGACATCAACCCCTTTTTCCTGCAGACCAGCGGCCGCGCCGGTTTTCTCATCCGTGCGGCGCTGGCGACCATGGGCTCGGGCCTGTGGGGCATGTACTCGGGGTTCGAGCTGTGCGAGGGCACGCCGTTGCCGGGCAAGGAGGAGTACCTGGATTCGGAGAAGTACGAGATCCGCCCGCGCGACTTCACCGCGCCCGGCAATATCGTCGCCGAGATCGCCCAGCTCAACCGCATCCGCCGACAGAACCGCGCCTTGCAGACGCACCTGGGCGTGGCCTTCTTCAACTGCTGGAACGACCAGATCCTGTATTTCGCCAAGCGCACGCCCGAGCGCGACAACTTCATCCTGATCGCCATCAGCCTCGATCCGTACAACGCCCAGGAAGCGCATTTCGAACTGCCGCTGTGGGAGCTGGGGCTCGATGACAGCGCCGATACGCAAGGTGAAGACCTGATGACCGGGCACCGCTGGACCTGGCATGGCAAGACCCAGTGGATGCGCATCGAGCCTTGGCACCAGCCGTTCGGCATCTGGCGAATCAGCAAGCTCGGCTGATCCCTTTGCCGGGGTGGGCTTTTGCGGGCGTGACCCGACAAGCCTGCCGCCACTCACAAGGCCGCTCCTGCACAGGGGCGTGCCGAACCCAGAATTGAAAGGAGTCGCACATGGCCAAGCGTTCCCGCCCGGCAGCCTTCATCGACGACCCGCTGTGGTACAAGGATGCGGTGATCTACCAGTTGCACATCAAGTCGTTTTTCGATTCCAACAACGACGGTATCGGGGATTTCGCCGGCCTGATCAGCAAGCTCGACTATATCGCCGAGCTGGGTGTCAACACGCTCTGGCTGCTGCCGTTCTACCCCTCGCCGCGCCGTGACGACGGCTATGACATCGGCGAATACAAGGCTGTGCACCCTGACTATGGCAGCATGGCCGACGCCCGGCGCTTCATCGCCGAGGCGCACAAGCGCGGGCTGCGGGTGATCACCGAGCTGGTCATCAACCACACCTCCGACCAGCACCCCTGGTTCCAGCGTGCCCGCCACGCCAAGCGCGGCAGCAAGGCCCGGGACTTCTACGTGTGGTCGGACGACGACCAGAAGTACGACGGCACGCGGATAATCTTCCTCGACACCGAGAAGTCCAACTGGACTTGGGACCCGGTCGCCGGCCAGTACTTCTGGCATCGCTTCTACTCGCACCAGCCGGACCTGAACTTCGACAACCCGCAGGTGATGAAGGCGGTGATCGGGGTCATGCGCTTCTGGCTCGACATGGGTGTCGACGGTCTGCGTCTGGACGCGATTCCGTACCTGATCGAACGCGACGGCACCAATAACGAGAACCTGCCCGAGACTCATGACGTGCTCAAGGCGATCCGCGCCGAGATCGACGCCAACTACCCTGATCGCATGCTCCTGGCCGAGGCCAATCAGTGGCCGGAAGACACCCGCCCGTACTTCGGCGAAGGCGATGGCGACGAATGCCACATGGCTTTCCATTTCCCGTTGATGCCGCGCATGTACATGGCCCTGGCCATGGAGGACCGCTTTCCGATCACCGACATCCTGCGCCAGACCCCGGAGATTCCCGCCAACTGCCAGTGGGCGATCTTCCTGCGCAACCACGATGAGCTCACCCTGGAGATGGTCACCGACCGCGAGCGCGACTATCTGTGGAACTACTATGCCGAGGACCGCCGCGCGCGCATCAACCTGGGTATCCGCCGGCGCCTGGCGCCGCTGTTGCAGCGCGACCGCAGGCGCATCGAACTGCTGACCAGCCTCCTGCTGTCGATGCCCGGCACTCCGACGCTGTACTACGGCGACGAGCTGGGCATGGGCGACAACATCTACCTCGGTGACCGTGATGGGGTGCGCACACCCATGCAATGGTCGCCAGACCGCAACGGCGGCTTCTCCAAGGCCGATCCGCAGCGCCTGGTGCTGCCGCCAATCATGGACCCGCTGTATGGCTACCAGACCGTCAACGTCGAAGCCCAGAGCCACGACCCGCATTCGCTACTCAACTGGAACCGGCGCCTGCTCGCGGTGCGCAAGCAGCAGAAGGCCTTCGGTCGCGGCACCTTGAAGATGCTGACCCCGAGCAACCGGCGCATCCTCGCCTACGTGCGCGAGTACACCGATGCCGACGGCAACAGCGAGACCATCCTGTGCGTGGCCAACGTCTCGCGCGCGGCGCAGGCCGCCGAACTGGACCTCTCGCAATATGCCGAGCGGGTGCCGGTGGAAATGCTCGGAGGCAGCGCATTCCCGCCCATCGGCCAGTTGCCGTTCCTGCTGACCCTGCCACCGTATGCCTTCTACTGGTTCCTGCTGGCCTCCCACGACCGCATGCCCAGCTGGCACATCCAGCCTGCCGAAGGCTTGCCGGAACTGACCACGTTGGTGCTGCGCAAGCGTCTGGAGGAGTTGCTCGAAGCCCCGTCGGCAGACACCTTGCAGGCGTCGATCCTGCCGCAGTACCTGCCCAAGCGGCGCTGGTTCGCCGGCAAGGAAGGGCCGATCGACGCGGTGCGCATTCGCTATGGCGTGCGTTTCGGCACGCCGTCCACCCCGGTGTTGCTCAGCGAGCTTGAGGTGCTCAGTGACGGTGTGACCAGCCATTACCAACTGCCGTTCGGGCTGCTGCCTGAAGAGCAGATCCACAGCGCCTTGCCCCAGCAGCTGGCGTTGTCGCGGGTGCGCCGAGGTCGACAGGTCGGGCTGATCACCGATGCCTTCGTGCAGGAGTCGTTCGTGCGGGCCGTGTTGCGCGCCTGTCAGGATGACACCCGCCTGCCCTCGAGCGCCGGCGAGCTGCGCTTCGAGTGTACCGAGCAGCTCGCTGGCCTGGCGCTGGGTGAGGACAGTGAGGTGCGCTACCTCAGTGCCGAGCAGTCCAACAGTTCGGTGGTGATCGGTGAGCGCGTGGTGCTCAAACTGATCCGACGGGTCAATTCCGGCATTCACCCGGAGCTGGAAATGAGCGCCTACCTCACCGCGGCCGGCTTTGCCAATATCTCGCCGCTGCTGGCCTGGGTCAGTCGTGTGGATGAGCAGGCGCAATCCCACCTGCTGATGATTGCCCAGGGTTACCTGAGTAACCAGGGCGATGCCTGGTCATGGACCCAGAACACCCTGGAGCGAGCGATCCGCGACGAGATGGAGCCCACGCAGGGCAGTGCCGAGGCGCACACCGATGCCTTGTCGGAACTCTCGGGTTTCGCCACCTTGTTGGGGCAGCGACTGGGAGAGATGCACCTTTTGCTGGCCGCGCCTACCGCCGATCAAGCCTTTGCACCGCGCCCCAGCGACACCCAGGACAGTGAGCGCTGGGGCCTGCAGATCAATGCCGAGCTCAGCCGCGCCCTCGAGCTGCTGGCCCAGCATCGTGAGCAACTGGACAGCGAAAGCCAGGCGTTGGTCGATGACCTGCAACAGCAACGCGAGGGCCTTGCCCAGCACATCGAGATGCTCGCACGCCAGGCCCAGGGCGGCCTGCTGATGCGCGTGCATGGCGACCTGCATCTGGGTCAGGTACTGGTGGTGCAAGGCGATGCCTACCTGATCGATTTCGAAGGCGAGCCAGCACGGCCGTTGGACGAGCGCCGGGCCAAGCACAGCCCGTACAAGGATGTCAGCGGCGTGCTGCGCTCGTTCGACTATGCTGCAGCGATGATCTTGCGCAGCGCCTCGGCGGTAGACCTCTCCGACGCTGCGCGCCAGGCTCGTCAACGGGTTGCCCGGCAGTACCTGCATCAGTCGCGTCATGCCTTCGTCGAAGCCTACGGCCTGGCCACCGCCGCCATTGCCCATGCCTGGCAGCACGCCGAGGGCGAGCGTGCGGCGCTGGAGCTGTTCTGCCTGGAGAAGGCGGCCTACGAAATCACTTATGAAGCCGATAACCGACCCGGCTGGCTGGCCGTGCCTTTGCATGGTCTGCATGGGTTGATCAGTACTTGGGGCGAAGCATGAACCCTGTAGGGAAGGCAGTGTTGCCTGGCACCGGCTGCGCCGGTGATCGCGGGACGAGCCCGCTCCAACAGGTACTGTTGTGCAGGGGTGGGAGCGGGCTCGTCCCGCGATCATGGGCGCAGCCCGTGCCCGGCACTGCGTTACTTTGAAAAATATATGGAATATGGAAAGGGGCAGTGAGATGAATGCATCAATGCGTAGCAACGGCGGCCTTCGCCAACGCGATCTCGACGCCCTGGCCAGCGCCGCACACGCAGATCCGTTCGCGGTGCTTGGCCCGCACGTCGACGGGGCGGGCGACGAAGTCATCCGCGCCTTCCTGCCAGGCGCCTTGAACGCCCGGGTGTTGGCGCGTCACGACGGGCGCATTCTCGCCGAGATGGAGCAGGGCAGCCTGCCGGGCCTGTTCAGCGCGTACCTGGACGAGCGCCAGCCCTACCTGCTGCAGATCGGCTGGGCCGGAGGCGAGCAGGTCACCGAGGATCCCTACAGCTTCGGTCCGCAGCTTGGCGACATGGACCTGTACCTGTTCGCCGAGGGCAATCATCGTGACCTGTCCGGGCGCTTCGGTGCCCAGCCCATCCAGGTCGACGGCATCGACGGCGTGTGCTTCTCGGTCTGGGCGCCCAACGCCCGGCGCGTCTCGGTAGTGGGCGACTTCAACAACTGGGACGGCCGTCGCCATCCCATGCGCCTGCGCCACGATGCCGGGGTGTGGGAGCTGTTCATCCCGCGCCTGGCCGTGGGCGAAACCTACAAGTTCGAAGTGCTGGGGGCGCACGGCGTACTGCCGCTGAAGGCCGACCCGCTGGCCCGCGCCACCGAACTGCCGCCCAGCACGGCCTCGAAGGTCGCAGGTGCGCTCAGCCACGACTGGCGCGACCAGCAGTGGATGGAGCAACGTGCCCAACGCCATGCTTATAGCGCACCGTTGTCCATTTACGAACTGCACGCTGGCTCCTGGCGCTGCGAGCTGGACGAAGCCGGTGAGGTCGCGCGCTTCTACAACTGGCGCGAGCTGGCCGAGCGCCTGGTGCCCTATGTGCAAGAACTGGGTTTCACCCATATCGAGCTGCTGCCGATCATGGAGCATCCCTTCGGTGGCTCCTGGGGCTACCAGCCGCTGTCGCTGTTCGCACCCACCTCCCGCTACGGCAGTGCGGAAGATTTTGCTGCCTTCATCGATGCCTGCCACCAGGGCGGCATCGGCGTGATCCTCGACTGGGTGCCAGCGCATTTCCCCACCGACGAGCACGGCCTGGCGCGCTTCGACGGCACCGCACTGTACGAGTACGACAACCCGCTCGAAGGGTTTCACCAGGACTGGAACACGCTGATCTACAACCTCGGGCGCAACGAGGTGCGAGGCTTCATGCTCGCCTCGGCGTTGCACTGGCTCAAGCACTTCCACATCGACGGCCTGCGCGTCGATGCCGTGGCCTCGATGCTGTACCGCGACTACTCGCGCAAGGCCGGCGAGTGGGTGCCCAATCGCTATGGGGGGCGTGAGAACCTCGAGGCGATCGACTTCATTCGTCAGCTCAACGACATCGCGCTGCACGAGGCGCCCGGTGCGCTGATCATTGCCGAAGAGTCCACTGCCTGGCCAGGTGTCAGCCAACCCACGCAGCAGGGCGGCCTGGGCTTCGCCTACAAGTGGAACATGGGCTGGATGCACGACACCTTGCACTACATCCAGAACGATCCCGTGCACCGCGCCCATCACCACAACGAGATGAGCTTCGGCCTGATCTACGCCTACTCCGAGCATTTCATCCTGCCCATCTCCCACGATGAAGTGGTACATGGCAAGCATTCGCTGATCGACAAGATGCCCGGCGATCGCTGGCAGAAATTCGCCAACCTGCGCGCCTACCTGACGTTCATGTGGATGCACCCGGGCAAGAAACTGCTGTTCATGGGCTGCGAGTTCGGCCAGTGGCGCGAGTGGAACCACGACCAGCAACTGGATTGGTACCTGTTGCAGTATTCCGAGCACCAGGGCGTGCAGAAGCTGGTGGGCGATCTGAACCGGCTCTACCGTGAGCTGCCGGCCCTGCACGAGCAGGATTGCCAGCCCCAGGGCTTCCAGTGGCTGATCGGCGACGACGCTGCCAACAGCGTATACGCCTGGCTGCGCTGGAGCAGTGCCGGCGAGCCGCTGCTGGTGGTGGCCAACTTCACCCCGGTGCCGCGTGAGGGCTATCGCATCGGTGTGCCGTTCGGCGAGCGCTGGGTCGAGTTGCTCAACAGCGACGCAGAGCTGTATGCCGGGAGCAATGTCGGCAATCTCGGGGCGGTGGCCGGCGAGGCGGTGGCAAGCCATGGGCAGCCGCTGTCGCTGGCGTTGAACCTGCCGCCTTTAGGGGTTCTGGTCATGAAGCCCGCCTGATGTCGCGGCGCATCCTCCTGGAGGGGGATGCGCCGTACTGGTTGATCACCAGCGCATCCGTACCCCAAGGCTTCCGATCAGCCCATTGAGGTCATTGTCATCCACATCACTGCTGTAGTCGGCACTGACGAACAGCGCCACCGTCGGCGTGACCCGCGCCACCAAGCCCAGGCCCAGTTCCACGGTCGCTGCACTGCGCGAGCTGGAGATCTTGTCGACCTGATCCAGTTTCACCGCGTCGCTGTCGTTGAAGTCGTACCAGACGTTGGTCCGCACGTAGGGTTCGATCGGCATGCCGCGCACTTCGTAGCGCCCCGACAGTTTCGCCCCCACCCGGCCACTCCAGCTCGGCTGGCTGTCGAATGCTTGCAGGGTCTCGGCCTGTGCCTGGTTACCGGGGAAGAACTGCTGGTTGATCAACTGCGCCTGCGGCTCGATCACCCAGTGGTTGCCCAGGCCGATGGGGAAACCACCCTCGACCGAGAAGGTCATCGCATGGCCGCTGTCGTCCAGGCGCTGGCCGCTCTGGCTGCGGCCGTTGACGTCGATGCGCGTGCCCATGGCCACCGCATCCACATGCCAGCCCTGGTCGTGAGTCATGCTCCAGTAAACGCCCAGGCTCTCGCCGCTGAGGTTGACGGCGTTGCGCTGCTTGTCACCGAGCAGCGGACGCATGCCGTTGAAGCTGCTCTGCAGAGTGTTGTGGCCGACGAACACCCCGGCGCGGTGCACGTTACCGCTGGCGGTCTCGCGTACGAACAGGTCCGGGCCGATCATCAATTGCTGGCTGGGCGCCTCCAGTCGGGCCGGTGGCGCGGAGGCCGGTCGCGCAGCGCCGGGGAAGAATTGCGCCCATTGGCTGGCGACCAGATCCATCGGCACGTTCCCGTGGCGCGCGCTCATGCGCTCGGAGAACGCCTGCAGCGTGCCCATCCCCAGACCACTGGCGCTCACCGGATTGAGCGACAGCAGCGGTACCGCCGGTGGCTGCATCAGGTTGGCGAAAGGGGTGTCTTCGTCAAGACCAAGCGCAAAGGTTTCCACCGGGGTTGCCAGAAGCAGCGATGTGGAAACCGCGCAGAACAGCCGGTCGAAACGCAAAGGGTTCGATGCTCGTTTCATGGCGGATCTCCTGTTTCTTGTGGGTAACAGCCAAGGCCTGGCCTGTTGTCACGAGCTGTACGACACGAAACAGGGGGCGACACAAACCAGCACGCGGAAGTCTGCTGGCGCGCGTAAAGACGCGGGCCAGAGAGCTCGGCGCGAAGTTTTCGCAGTGGGCGTTATGTTCAGCTAAGGAGAGCGGAGGCATTGCGTCAAGAAAATGTTGGCGGGATGAGAAAATTGTGTTGTGACAGATAACTTGCTGAATGAAAACGTGATTATTGTTCGTTTAGCAATGTGGGTTCTTTGCCTGGGTTTGGTTATGCCGAAACATTGCTAGCCGAGTTTTTGCTGTATCGGCGGTTCTTTTCCCGGCTGGCTACCTGTTATTTCTGTCAGTTTCGTGCGGGCGTATTTGTATCTAGCATCCAGTGACATCCACGAAAGGGCCAACGTATACACAGGCCTGCTTCGTTCGCTCACGCTAAGCACCGCCCGGGGGACGCCATGGCTAAACGCCAGAGCCGCAAACAAGTTGGTCTGCTTGAGAGACTGCTGGACACCGAGCCGGGAATCAAAGTCAAAATCGCCCCAGCGACCCTGGAACAAGACTCGATCATCGACCTGCAGTGCAAGACGACCGATGCGCTGATGGCGCATTATCCGGGCTTGCACAGCGACGAAGCCCGGCGACTCAAGGGGCGTCTGAATGTTGCAGCAGCGGCGATGATGCGTGCTTTCCGGGAAAAGCGCCTGAGTGCCTCGGCGCGCCGCCCCTCGGATGAGCTGAGAGGCCCTCTGGACTTGTCCAGAGGCCCCACCTTCGAAAATCAGTTCTTGCCCAGTTGGGGCAATAACGCACATCCGCAAGCCGTGGATGCCACCACCTCGCCAGTGGCCTACCTCATCGATCTACTGACGTTCATTCAGGAGCACGTCGAGGCCCAGGGCGATGCCGATATGATCCTGACGCTGAAAACTCGGCGCCCTGATCTGTTCGAGCGCCTGATCGATGAGGCGTTCATGAACCGTGAACTGCCGCAGGTCGAGGTGATCGTCCATGTCCTGGAACAGCTGATCGAAGAGCATCGCCAGCAAGCGGACGGTGACCGCACAGCGACTGAAGACAAGCTGCTCAAGGTTCGCTATCCCATCAAACAGTTCCCCTATGAAGCGTATTGGGAGCAGATCCACACGGTGCTGTCGCATAACTCGCTGCTGATGGGCGATGTGGCACGCCTGTCGGATATCGACAGTCCTTACTTCATCCAGGCCGGTGCGCATTCACCCTGGTCCGATGCCGCGCTGCAGCAGGAAGCTACGCTTGGCCCGGTGCTGCGTGCCCTGCTGATCGAGGTTCCCTACTTCGGCACCGCGGCGTCGCAGGGCGGCAATGCGCAGAGTCCTGGGCCGAAGACACAGGCCGATGAGCCCGGAGAGCGGTACAAGGCGTTCTACGAGGACAACTTCGGAGTGCCGAATGCCATGCACCTGCATAAGGTGGTGAGCTTCTGTCAGGTGCTGCAGATCAGTCAGGACGAGATGGAGTCGCTGTTCGGTCTGGCGGCCTATGCCCCCACGCGTTCGGACAACGTGACCCGCAATGTGCTGGCCGAGGAGGTATCGCCGGCCCTGTTCGTCGCGCGCTTCATCAACAGCGGCGGGGCCGCGCCGGTGGGGGTTGTCAGCGATGCGCAGGACCCACAGCGGCACACCTTCGAAAATTTGTCCGACATGCGTTTTGACCGCATCCAACGCCTGGTGCGCGTGGCTACCGCGTTGAAGCTGACCTATGCCCAGGCCGACCAGGTGGTGTGTGCGGCAATCGATGCGGAAAAGCGCGCTGTCGCCGAAGTCAGGCGCATCAAGTCCGATGACTCGCCGCTATGGATGACGGTCAACACCCATCGGGCCTTGGGTGTGTTCCAGTTCTTGCGAGAGCGCTTTGCCTGCAGCGCTGAAGACTTTTCCGTTCTGCTCTCGGATATGGCCGTTCACGGCATTGGCGCGACTGCGAGCCATTTCGACCGAGTATTCAACAGCGACCCTACTTCGCGTCTGGTGCTCGACGGCAGCGACTTCAGCCTCTCGGGAGACGATGTCGCGAGCAAACGTACCGTCGACCAGTTATGCCGCGGGCTGGGCATCAACGTGCAGACGTTCCGTTACCTGTCGCGTCTGGTGATGCAGGGGCAAGGGGGCGACAAATTGCAGCGCTCTGTGCGCGTGGTCAGTGCCTTCTATCGTGTGACGATGCTGGCCCGTCTGCTTTCGATCACCACCATCGAGCTGCTGGCACTGTTGGAAACCCTGAGCCCCGAGGGGCTTTATGCCTTGCAACTGGGGGGAGCATCGCAGAATGCCATGTACCGCAGCTTTGCCCAGACCGACACCCTTAGCGTCATCCATGCCATCAGCCACTGCGTGCTCTGGTGTCAGGAGCAGGACCTGCCGATCAGCTGGCTGGTGCAGCAGTTGCTGCCGGTCGAGACGCCCGATGTGGTGCCCCAGGAAATCTCTGCACTGTTCGGTGAACTCAAGACTCAGTTGCTACCTTTCCAGGCCTTCGAGCAGGCGTTGCTGGATGCCGGTGTTCTGACCCTGCCCGCAGGTGAGTGGCTCAAAGCCTTGGGGCAGGTCGTCGATGAGAACGGCCTGTTGGCGGACACTGGCGACCCTGAACAGGACTTCGACCCTGAGCAGTACGAGCAATTTGCCGAGCGGGAAATCAAGACGGCGGTCGATCAGTTGGCCAGCGCCGGCCAAAGCCCGTTGGTCGATATGGACAGCGCTGAAAAGGAGCGCCTGACCGGCATTATTCTCGGCGTGGTCCTGCGCATTCGTTCGCAGCAGTGGGGCGTCGTTCAGCAGAGTCTTTCACAGCTTCTGAGGGTCAATGCCGACATGGCGATCCCGATGGTCTACTGGGCCGAGGGCACAGTGCACCAACTGCTGGAGAGCGCGGTGGCCTTCGACCCGCAGCAATCCCAGTCCAATGCCATGAAGGCCATGCTGGGGCTGGTGCAGCGGATGCAGCGCTGCGCACAAATCGCGACACGTTTCGAGTTGACGCCCACGTTGTTCTCCAGCCTGCTGATACGCGCGCATCGCGCACGGTTCGGCATCGACGCCTTCGAGTTGTCCTTGCACACGCTCTACCATCTGGAACGCTACGCCCGTGGCTTGCGTCTGGCCAAGCAATCGGAAGCACAGCTGCTGGGCTATTTCTCGGCAATCGAGGAATTGAAGGATCTGAGCGCGAATGAACAGCGCCTGCTCAGGGACGCGGCGGCCCAGCGTATCGCGGCCTGGTTGGACTGGGGGATCCGTGAGGTGCTGG
The Pseudomonas putida genome window above contains:
- the treS gene encoding maltose alpha-D-glucosyltransferase; this translates as MAKRSRPAAFIDDPLWYKDAVIYQLHIKSFFDSNNDGIGDFAGLISKLDYIAELGVNTLWLLPFYPSPRRDDGYDIGEYKAVHPDYGSMADARRFIAEAHKRGLRVITELVINHTSDQHPWFQRARHAKRGSKARDFYVWSDDDQKYDGTRIIFLDTEKSNWTWDPVAGQYFWHRFYSHQPDLNFDNPQVMKAVIGVMRFWLDMGVDGLRLDAIPYLIERDGTNNENLPETHDVLKAIRAEIDANYPDRMLLAEANQWPEDTRPYFGEGDGDECHMAFHFPLMPRMYMALAMEDRFPITDILRQTPEIPANCQWAIFLRNHDELTLEMVTDRERDYLWNYYAEDRRARINLGIRRRLAPLLQRDRRRIELLTSLLLSMPGTPTLYYGDELGMGDNIYLGDRDGVRTPMQWSPDRNGGFSKADPQRLVLPPIMDPLYGYQTVNVEAQSHDPHSLLNWNRRLLAVRKQQKAFGRGTLKMLTPSNRRILAYVREYTDADGNSETILCVANVSRAAQAAELDLSQYAERVPVEMLGGSAFPPIGQLPFLLTLPPYAFYWFLLASHDRMPSWHIQPAEGLPELTTLVLRKRLEELLEAPSADTLQASILPQYLPKRRWFAGKEGPIDAVRIRYGVRFGTPSTPVLLSELEVLSDGVTSHYQLPFGLLPEEQIHSALPQQLALSRVRRGRQVGLITDAFVQESFVRAVLRACQDDTRLPSSAGELRFECTEQLAGLALGEDSEVRYLSAEQSNSSVVIGERVVLKLIRRVNSGIHPELEMSAYLTAAGFANISPLLAWVSRVDEQAQSHLLMIAQGYLSNQGDAWSWTQNTLERAIRDEMEPTQGSAEAHTDALSELSGFATLLGQRLGEMHLLLAAPTADQAFAPRPSDTQDSERWGLQINAELSRALELLAQHREQLDSESQALVDDLQQQREGLAQHIEMLARQAQGGLLMRVHGDLHLGQVLVVQGDAYLIDFEGEPARPLDERRAKHSPYKDVSGVLRSFDYAAAMILRSASAVDLSDAARQARQRVARQYLHQSRHAFVEAYGLATAAIAHAWQHAEGERAALELFCLEKAAYEITYEADNRPGWLAVPLHGLHGLISTWGEA
- a CDS encoding autotransporter outer membrane beta-barrel domain-containing protein; translated protein: MKRASNPLRFDRLFCAVSTSLLLATPVETFALGLDEDTPFANLMQPPAVPLLSLNPVSASGLGMGTLQAFSERMSARHGNVPMDLVASQWAQFFPGAARPASAPPARLEAPSQQLMIGPDLFVRETASGNVHRAGVFVGHNTLQSSFNGMRPLLGDKQRNAVNLSGESLGVYWSMTHDQGWHVDAVAMGTRIDVNGRSQSGQRLDDSGHAMTFSVEGGFPIGLGNHWVIEPQAQLINQQFFPGNQAQAETLQAFDSQPSWSGRVGAKLSGRYEVRGMPIEPYVRTNVWYDFNDSDAVKLDQVDKISSSRSAATVELGLGLVARVTPTVALFVSADYSSDVDDNDLNGLIGSLGVRMRW
- the glgB gene encoding 1,4-alpha-glucan branching protein GlgB, producing MNASMRSNGGLRQRDLDALASAAHADPFAVLGPHVDGAGDEVIRAFLPGALNARVLARHDGRILAEMEQGSLPGLFSAYLDERQPYLLQIGWAGGEQVTEDPYSFGPQLGDMDLYLFAEGNHRDLSGRFGAQPIQVDGIDGVCFSVWAPNARRVSVVGDFNNWDGRRHPMRLRHDAGVWELFIPRLAVGETYKFEVLGAHGVLPLKADPLARATELPPSTASKVAGALSHDWRDQQWMEQRAQRHAYSAPLSIYELHAGSWRCELDEAGEVARFYNWRELAERLVPYVQELGFTHIELLPIMEHPFGGSWGYQPLSLFAPTSRYGSAEDFAAFIDACHQGGIGVILDWVPAHFPTDEHGLARFDGTALYEYDNPLEGFHQDWNTLIYNLGRNEVRGFMLASALHWLKHFHIDGLRVDAVASMLYRDYSRKAGEWVPNRYGGRENLEAIDFIRQLNDIALHEAPGALIIAEESTAWPGVSQPTQQGGLGFAYKWNMGWMHDTLHYIQNDPVHRAHHHNEMSFGLIYAYSEHFILPISHDEVVHGKHSLIDKMPGDRWQKFANLRAYLTFMWMHPGKKLLFMGCEFGQWREWNHDQQLDWYLLQYSEHQGVQKLVGDLNRLYRELPALHEQDCQPQGFQWLIGDDAANSVYAWLRWSSAGEPLLVVANFTPVPREGYRIGVPFGERWVELLNSDAELYAGSNVGNLGAVAGEAVASHGQPLSLALNLPPLGVLVMKPA
- a CDS encoding Ig-like domain-containing protein encodes the protein MAKRQSRKQVGLLERLLDTEPGIKVKIAPATLEQDSIIDLQCKTTDALMAHYPGLHSDEARRLKGRLNVAAAAMMRAFREKRLSASARRPSDELRGPLDLSRGPTFENQFLPSWGNNAHPQAVDATTSPVAYLIDLLTFIQEHVEAQGDADMILTLKTRRPDLFERLIDEAFMNRELPQVEVIVHVLEQLIEEHRQQADGDRTATEDKLLKVRYPIKQFPYEAYWEQIHTVLSHNSLLMGDVARLSDIDSPYFIQAGAHSPWSDAALQQEATLGPVLRALLIEVPYFGTAASQGGNAQSPGPKTQADEPGERYKAFYEDNFGVPNAMHLHKVVSFCQVLQISQDEMESLFGLAAYAPTRSDNVTRNVLAEEVSPALFVARFINSGGAAPVGVVSDAQDPQRHTFENLSDMRFDRIQRLVRVATALKLTYAQADQVVCAAIDAEKRAVAEVRRIKSDDSPLWMTVNTHRALGVFQFLRERFACSAEDFSVLLSDMAVHGIGATASHFDRVFNSDPTSRLVLDGSDFSLSGDDVASKRTVDQLCRGLGINVQTFRYLSRLVMQGQGGDKLQRSVRVVSAFYRVTMLARLLSITTIELLALLETLSPEGLYALQLGGASQNAMYRSFAQTDTLSVIHAISHCVLWCQEQDLPISWLVQQLLPVETPDVVPQEISALFGELKTQLLPFQAFEQALLDAGVLTLPAGEWLKALGQVVDENGLLADTGDPEQDFDPEQYEQFAEREIKTAVDQLASAGQSPLVDMDSAEKERLTGIILGVVLRIRSQQWGVVQQSLSQLLRVNADMAIPMVYWAEGTVHQLLESAVAFDPQQSQSNAMKAMLGLVQRMQRCAQIATRFELTPTLFSSLLIRAHRARFGIDAFELSLHTLYHLERYARGLRLAKQSEAQLLGYFSAIEELKDLSANEQRLLRDAAAQRIAAWLDWGIREVLDVAARVSPDGIIRDLAQLRIVVDTKLLSDTTGLSAESLLKLSRLTAYSGTQDYRDAAQEMLSSLESDSAERGNEAELRQSLASRCTVSETRLIARAPDQETTVALKLLDMNNEPVSDIRITWSTDLGILQSHSSYTDEEGVAKVRLQAGTEMGSAHVQASYLLDGKAFAPPVVIDCDEETVRVLRIEGRPGNTTPLELAGGQGIYRLAALLVDRYDNDGVDRLVNWSTTIGYFVDNTGETLTDHTGYSRIALRSREPGSGVIRAWYAGKPDDVTVVQVGFADRPYVNSLVLQSALVVDEPITVQARVLGLDGEPVAGQAMSWSCEGGELVSADQTSDAAGLGTAVLQVGTAGRVKVTVTLSTAGETAEAYHSKDLEFDVLADATIRQHRKIGSWPLADGISTVEYEIHIATTDGIPVARYPITWSVSEGGTRVAEPAVSLTGSDGVARFDLKSTTTGQRTVTASWGKEQSHAFDQVTFLEPLGLMIEFDGKPLEGEIVITPPSEGETTHTLTYRVTAGHSLIGQPMSLHVSGRNSAASLGLVISPAPGADNELGNDGVTWTITSRPVALKTDVGLKFGFSYDTAYPSNLTDVVIKGIRK